AACTACAGTCTGTGGCTGTTTGTTAAACCTCCCGCAGGCTGCCGAAGCCTTGTGTGGCTACCAAAGGGCGAACCGAAGTAAGAGCATCACTTGTTTCTGCAGTTGCCCTTTGGGCTTTGCCCACTGTCACATTCTCATGAGCTTCTTCTctttctggcacacacacacacatatacacacacacacatacacacactcacgtgGCCCTTGGGAGAACACTTTTAAATCAGCACCATCAAATGAATCCTTATGAAAAGATTCTTCCCGGGGGAACCCAACCAAGACATCTCTCTAGGTTGTAGGTGTAGCAGCCACCTTTCAGGAACTGCAAAGGGTTCATGGAAAGAAGCAAAAGGCTGGCTTCATCTTATTAGTGGGACCAACAATGGCTTCCTGGGAAAGCCTGCCCAGTGGACTGATTTCTACTTCGGATTGGCCCCTCTTGAGCTACATGGACATCTCCCACTGAAAGGAATCCAAGAGGGTGAAAAATCTTAAGTTAATTTACCTTTCACAATTATGGCTGAATTAACAGTTTACGTTTCTGCCTCTGTGTTGCCCTGGAAAATATGTAGAATTCCATAAGCATTCCAGTGGCTAGCTGAGTAGCATGGACAGTATTTCTAACTGGAGACACTGCTGCTGGAAAGGGCTTGGGCTTGGAGAGCTTCCAGGATGAATTAGGCCTCTCATGGCCTCCAGCAGCCTCCCAGGCCTTTGCAGACTGGCATACATCGGGTAGATGCTAGCTGGGCCTTTATCTCATCCACTGGAGTGTGTGAGGCACTATTGAATggataaggaaggaaagaaagcaagattgGCCTTGGTGAAGGAACCAGGTTCCTGGCATGTCAGGACAAGTTTCCACAAGGGCGGTGGAGGGAGGCACTGGGTTTGCAGCAGGGCTCAGGCGGCTGAGCACTGAGGAGACACTGCATAGACAAGGCTAGTCTCCAAGGAGCAGATGGTGAGTGGGCCAGGAACTGGAGTAGAGGGACTGTATGGAGATTCCCTCTATAGTTAGAAAAGCCACAGCCTGTGACTCAGCACCTCCTGTCACTCCAGGGGACACAGCTCAGAGTCTGGATCCCCCAGAGAGCCAAGGGACTGCTGGTCTCCACATTTTAATTGGTTTATATGGGAGTTTCCTTCCTGAGTCTCTGAGTTTtcattcccctctcctctccctcaagGATGAAACAAAGGACAATCAGATGTGAACCAACAGGGTTCTGATATCTATGACTGAGCCTGTTCATACAAGCTTCTTGGAACTgtttgatccttttttttttttttttcatctgtggACGCTGTCTTTAAGGGTGGATGGACTCCTCCAAAACCTACTGTCATTACTTAATAGGGATATAAAGAATTGGGTCACAACTGTTACAGGTTGGTCCTCGCTCTAGTGTGTGTGAGTCCTTTAACTGTGTAAATTAGCCCCTTTGGACTACAGTTCTTTTCAACTGTGAAACAGGACCAAGGCTATGAGGCTTCAGTGGGATTTGTTCATGTGAATGAAAGGATATGGAGTCCAGGGTGGGGACTCCGTAGGGTTTAGCTCTTGTCTGGGTTCATTGTTGTCTAAGGAGGAGAAAGCCATAGTTAAATTCTGGCTACATTCCCAACTAAGAGCTGGGGCAAGCCTTTGTTTAAAAGCTGCTGCTTCTCCATTGTCAAAGGGGAGCATCAGGTCCTCTTTCTACAGGTAACAGAGTAAACACTGTGACAGTGTTTTAAAGTGGGAAGCATGGGGTAGGCACTTCTGCCAAATCAACAGTTTCTAGAAGGCCTTTGCTATGTCACCAACAGCCCCATGTCCCTGTGACATCCTGCCACAACTATTAACACCCCCTCAATTGTGAGGCTTGGCTGAGATAACTTGGCTTTAGGCCAGTGGCTTCTGGTTGAGCTCTTTtttgtggcagaggcaggaagcttccagaagaaTGGTACCTCGTGGCTGTGAGTTCTACCCAAACAGGTTCCCAACCAGGCTCCAAATTAGCAGGAGTCCTGTCttagcttctctctctttctttctttctttctttctttctttctttctttctttctttctttctttctttcttcctctctttctttccttccttctttctttctttccttctttctttctctctttctttcttttttctttgagacagggtttctctgtgtagtcctggctgtcctggaactcactctgtagaccaggctggcctcaaactcagaaatctgcctgcctctgcctcccaggtgctgggattaaaggcattcgccaccaccgACTGACTATTagcttctctttctgttgctgtgactaaACACTCTGACAAAGGCAATGAAAGGCagaaagggttcattttagctcacagttcaagataCAGTCCTTTATGGAGGGGtggtcaaggcagcaggagctggaaGCAGCTGGTAACAGTTCATTTGCATTCAGAAGGGAGTGATGGATGCATGCACGCATGCTATGCTCAGctcatttgcttcattttgtccAGTTCAGGATCCAATACCTAGGGAAGGGTCAGACCCAAAATCAAAGTGATTCTTCCTTCATCAATTAGCGTATCAAGAGAATGTCCAGAGGCTTGTCTCTCAGGTAATTCTAGGCTCTGCCAAGTTGGTAATTTATCAACTACAGGTGGGACATACACTATCTAAGGAGTCTGAGGACGAGAAGGGACATGGTGGGCAGAGACTACAATCCCCTATAGTATCTGTATTAATGTGATGGGTGGAGAAACCGAGGCCCAGAAGGAGGCTCAGAAATATCCAGGAGCTCACAGATTCTGTGACACCGGAGAGCTTTCTTTTTCCTGGGTGTCACCTTGGATCCATGTTGTTGGCAACTGTTACTATGAGCCAACAGTTGGAGCATTTGAATCTAGTGAGAAGGGCTGTAGCAGCCACAAAGTAGCACTCTCCCCATCTTCCAGAATGTAAAGGGAAGTAGTGAAGGACTCACGGGGGCTACACCGCAAGGCCACGGGAACAGGACGGAAGAGACACAATTCCTAAGTCCAACTCCTAAGTCCACCTCCATAGGAGCCTGCCCCAAGTCTAGCAGACAAAAGGATGCTCAGcaaagaaaggggtgggggtgcCTCCTTTCTCAGCTGCCTGGGTCGGAGGAGTGGATGGAGCCTTGCTGAGTCCTCTCAAGAAACCCTTATTTGTCCCTGACTGTAGGCTGGCCCACTGGGAAATCAAGGCAAGTGAGACACAGTCCAACAGTGGAGACAGATGAACTCTACATGTGACATCCCGACCGCTGGAGCACCCTTTCCTGGATATGGGACCATCCAAGTGATCTTTGCAAGCACTTGGTTACAACGTGAAGCAGCATGGAAGCCAGGGTGAGAGTCTCTCTTTTTGCTCCTGACTCTGCCAGGAAGCTGTCTCAGTTAGAATTCTGCATCTCTTGACCTCTCTTTAACCCTTGTTAATCTCCATGTATTAAAACAGAGTCAGGCTCCGCCTTGGTGGGTGGCCGTATCTAGCTAGAGTTTAATGGTATTATTTAAATGGAGTACGAATGAACTCGATGGAATTACTGTTTTCATTACACTTGGCTTCGAAGTTCCATGCTGCCTCTCGCCATAGGTCTTGCAGATCTTATTTACCCCAGTGACACCAAAccccctctgccctcccctctcccgATACCATTCCTTGGAAATGAATTGTTAACATCCAAAAGTGAGCCATTTAAATGAAGACATTAAGTAAGTAGATGTACAGAGGTACTTCACATAACTTAATACACATTACAGGGTGGCTCTGCAGGGATGATGGGGACTGAAACACATGTGTGGATGGAGTGATGTTTGGAAAATTCTTGCTGGGCACACATTTTGTGGGGAGGATTGTCTGAAGGTGGGCTCAGGGCTTTGGAGAGGAGGGGCTGCCTGACTTGGCAGGAAACAATGTACAGAGAGATATAAAAGTGGTTCTGAGGTAGAGTGGGAAGCCCAGCATGACAGTGGTATGGGGTGCTGGTGCTGCATGATGAGCTATGCCTTTGATGTCTGGTGTGGACTCTGTCACTCAGAGGAGAACGCAGGGGGCATGAGTTGTAAGGGAGCTGACGACAGGACAGTGTTTGTCGGAAGGTTACAACTGACTCTGGAGAGATGGTCAGGGTCGCAGGATCCCTGGCCCCCACATCATGATCTCTTCCTGGTGGGAACCACACCTGGGGTGCAGAGCCATAGATCCTAAGCCAGAATTAgcctaaagaaaaggaaaagaaagggttaACCCCTCTTTTGTAACAGGATTCTGAGTCTGACTCTTCTATTTAGATCCTATCAATCCAACTCAGATGGATGTTAAGACAGGCCTCCCAACCTCCTTCAGAAGGGCAAACTGATGTCCAGAGTGGTACAGCGCGTTCAGTAAGAGACCTGAGGAAGCCAGTTTCTCTGCCTTGCTAATGGGAGCCCTTGCAccttcctccctccagctctGGCCATGTGGGGGTGGGAACCTCACTTCTGAGGAAGGTATCCTGCTGAGATTATTGACCTGGAAGGACAAACCCgagttgggggtggagggaaggggagggaatcAAAAATGGCACCTTTGCTGGGGTCCCGGCAGTCCCGGCCACAGGCGCTGACACAGCACCGCTTCTTGCCGGAGCAGTCCGAGTCTTTGTTACACATGTGCTTTGTGGGACTGAGGCAGCGAAGACGATCCACGGGGCATTTGCCCGGCTTTACTGCAATACAGGAGCTTGGGTGAGTCTGGCTTGTGCCCACTAGTCCTGGGGCTTGAGGTTAGGGTGTTGGCACAGTGGGGAGTGATGGGTTTTGAAGGGCACTTACCAAAGACTCTCGGGGTACACTGGAGGAAGCAGGCTCGGGGACAGCACTTCCAAGAAGAGGGACACTGTCTGTCATTCACACACTGATCAGGAGTCGCCTGACCGCAGGGCCCGTCGTCTGGTGGGCAGCCCCCCAATTTGTCTGTACGAGAACCCTCACGTCACTTAACCAGACACAGCTCAGGGTTGTGTCGGGAATTGCAGGATCAAATATCTCAGTCTCTTATTTCCTGCTTGCCACCAGGATGAGTTTTTATAGATTTTCTACTATCTAGGGCTAATTTGACACTCAGGTGGCATAATGgataggaaaaaatgaaattaaaacccTTAGGCTGTGGAGATGGATCAGCTAAgattaggacctgagtttgatcctcaagactcatgctaaacaaacaaacaaacaaacaaacagaaaagagggCAGGGTATGCACTTTTAACCCCAGCCTCAGGGAAGTGTGTTGATCTCTGAGGTTTGCTGGTCCTCCAGCCTGGCCTACTAGATGAATTCAAGGTTCATGAGAAGCTGTCTCAATAAGGTGGTTGGTTATTGTCCTCTGGGCTCTACACCtccacatatgtatgtgtctgtgtgctcccGTACACACCtacctacatgtacacacacacacacacctgcacacgcACCCAAATTCTCCACCTCAGACAAGACTGTGGTAGCCTTCCCCTGCCCTGGTAACCCCCTGGCCTGGTAACCCCCTGCCCCGGTAACCCCCTGGCCTGGTTCTCTATCACTCCTGTGCTCCTGAGCTGCTTCGAGCCAGCTCTCTCTGCAAGGTTTTGCCTGGCACCCATTTCCATGCTGGTCACTTGGTCAGAGTGTATTGATTTCAGTCGAAATGTCACCTCTTCTTCAGGCCCTGCTTCTCTGAGCGCATGGAGCACTGGGGCGTGTGTGCCCACAGCTGTCTGTTCCTCTCCCTGGCCAGAGGCTGGGGTTTGTTCCCTGTTGGCCCTGTTCATCATGAGCACAGCATGGCGCACAGCGCAAGGGGCATAATGGCTATTGGAAAGAGAGGGATTTGAAGGGAGGCCCAGCGGTGCATATGTGCTCTCTGCTTGCCAGCCCAACACTTCTACGCTGCTGTGCTCATCTCTGTTGGAAGTGGCGTAGCTTGGATTCAAGAATCAACTCTGTCTCtgaacctccccccaccccccaacggCTCTGGAATGCTCTGACCTGGAGTTGACCTAATCAGTTCTCTTGTTGAGATTTCATACACAAGTTGGAAGTCCTCTatgtaggaagaaataaaagccagTAAAAGGACAGTGAGCAGCCTAGCTGACACGGGCCTGGGCTGGGGTAGGGTTCTCTGGCTCTCTTTAATCTTTATGTCCTGCTTTGGCTGCTTTGAGCTATCGGGGTGGGGCTGGTCCTAGAAACTCAGCTCGGTCTAACAACACAGATGCTTCCGTTGGATCCAGAACTATGAATGTAACCCCTCAGGAGTTCTCCGGAGTTCTCCATGACTCTACCCTGCAAACTACCCGGCACCAGATCTCCTGGCTTTcttgttgggaaaaaaaaaaaaagaagaagaaagctccCACTTTCTTGCTTAGAGTCCAGACAGCTCCATTTGCCTCATGTCAACTTTCTCGCTCTGTCCCTGGCTGGGCACTGGTTGTGCACATAGTAGGTGGTCTTTTGCTCCTGCACTGTCAGCGTTAAGCTTTTTGGCTTAGGTTGAACTGCTGCCCCCTGCTGGAAAGGAAGCAGCTTAGTCTGGGAGGGAGCACACATTCTGAGGAATGTCTGTCTGGGGAGGGATGTGGGGTAtttgggagggaagaagggtTCTGTGGAGGGTGGGGGCGAGGGGGAAGAGCCTTTGGAGACTATCTAGAGACCAGGATTTAGTACCAAGCTCACAGCCCAGCACAGAGGTGCTCAAGCCTTGGAGAGTGGGCCGAGTGGAGCTGTTTGAATTCTAATCAAGAAGTTGACTctctagtgtgtgtatgtagtgtgtgtactgtgtgtagtgtgtgtactgtgtgtagtgtgtgtgtttgtgtgtgtgtgtggagtgcaGCATAGGTTgcagcagagaggaagaggaactaCTGCAGGAGGACCCCAGGGTTGGGCTTCAAGGATTAGACTGATAGGGAGCAGGCAGAAAGTTGGCATTTTAAGTGAGACAAACTGTCAGTGCCACAATGTGGAGACATAAAGGTCTGGGCATGGTTAAGCCGATGAAGTCAGGAACATGAGCAGACCCCGCCCTGAATGCAGACACAGCTCTCTAAATGGAATTACAAAACTGCCAACACCCCACATTTGCATGAGGAACATGGGATATGGTAAACAGAAGAGGCTGAGCTGAGTCTCCACGAGAACAAGCTAAAGCTCTCCTTCCCTCAGCCCCGCAGCCTTCTGCCAGTGTCTGAAGTTCTACCGGGAGCCAGGCAGATGCCTCAagggagagaaaccaggaaaggatagAATGACATGAATGGTCATGGTGAGGGTGTCACACCTGGCCAGGTAGAGCAGGCTCAGGCTGTGGTGGAGCCAGGTCTCACCCTGGGCGTGGTGTAAGGACTGGTCGCCTAGGACCCCAAatcaccacatacaccacacttGCCATGCCTGAGATTTATCCTTCAAGGCTCCATTTACTCCTGAGAGGAAAGTGTGGGGCCCATTTCACAGGAGTGAGTTGGTGAAGGGAGACTTTCTGACCCACAAGAACTGCCGTCAGAGACCACATATGATACTGTCTTGGTCTTTGGCACCGGCAGTTGGTTAAGCAGTATGCCTTGGTTTCCTTACCAGTAAAATGGGGGTAAAAACAGTGAAGACTTGTGGCTGACGGCTGTATGGGTTACAGTCCACACAAGCTCTGGCCTTGGAGCCTACTAGCATCTTTTTATCCCCAGTGTGGGGCCTCCAAGCCTCCTCCTCTGTGCCTCTGGGGAAGGCGAAGTCCCGGCTAAGGGAATGGGCGCCATGTACATCCTGCTGACGCCATCTACCTGCACTCCACAGGCTGCCCCAGCCTTGGAGGACGGAGTTCTGTCCCCCTGTGTATACTTTTCCCCTAAAGCAGGGCTAACAAAAGGGAATGTAGGTCAAAGCCCAGCAGCCTCAGAGTAGGATGGAGGGAGGGCCTCACCCAGACAGGGAGGCACCTGTAGAAGAACTCCCCTGCCTCCCTCACCATCAACATACCAATCCAAGCTTTGTCAGGGATGGGAATGGGCTGAagctggagaaagggaaagacaaaggcagaaattcttcccatcagaccccagatcccagcagccacatgccTTACTTAACTCCTAAGTCTCTTCTACAGCCCCCATCGGTGGAATCACATAATGTTTTCCCCATACAGAGAGGCACCGTAACACATGCCTTGTATCCATAAGCTTGGGCACAATAAGCATATGTACATAGAGGCCTGCTCAGACAGGAACggaggcacacatgtacacagaataGCTGTGTGTCCTTAAAAACATTTAGATGTGAATGTAGGCACAGGCAAGAGGACAGATAAAGACACAAGTACGAACAAGCCTGATGCAAAATGCAGGTTCCTGGGagcactcagacagacagacagacagaccaaccgACCGACCGACATCACTCATCACTGACTCTCCCACAGCCCCCACTCTCCATAGAAAGGCAGAAGCCACCTGGCCGGAGCACAGGGACTCATGACACTCACCTCCCTTCTTTTTACACCAGGCAACATGCCACTGAGTCTCCAAAGCCAAGAGGACTACCAGGAGGAGGGAGCTCTGGACTCTCATGTTTCTCTCGTGGCACCCAATAAGCTCAGGGCCCAGATGCCCCCAAATTAACACTTACAGCCACAGAGATGCCAGAGCAGTTGAGTCAGCGGAAGAGGACTAGAGGGCGACCAGGGTGGCTTGTGCTCCCGTGATGGgagccccaccctcccacccctgccaggTGTCCTTTGGGCAAGGGGTGCTTGTGCAAGGGCGGGGTAGCAGAGGTTCCTTGTGTTAGGGACTTGGATCTAGTTCTGCCTGTATTGCTGACTTGGCCTCTGAGTGTTGGGCAAGTcttgcctgtctgtctttggggctcagtcttctcatctgtattgtggggagaggaagaggagggggtcATAATGAAAGCCACACAGAGAGACTTTTTCCTTTAAGGCAATTTACTCAGGTGGCCAGCTCTGCCTGGGAGTGCGAACCTCAGCCTCCTCCACCCTCTGCCTGCCTGATCTGGAACATCTGGTACAACCAGCCCAGGTTATTGTGCCCAGAGACTGAAGATGTACTAGGATATGACACTGAATTCTTGTTTTGTGAACGGGCTTACTAAGAACGTAACTTTTCCACTGATTTCCTTTGGCCACTACCCCTGTTAGTCCCCACTACCTACCCAACCCCtgtactggggattaaacccagggcctctcacatgctaggcaagtattctccCACCGAGTTACATTCCTGATCTCTTTAACTTTTTAGGTTTTGAGACCATCCATGCCTTGCTGAGTCTTCTAGGCTGATGTACTTGCTGCTCTGTAGCTCTGTGCCCCGAGTTGGGATGTTCCTGCATcagtttccccccacccccaatagcTGGGCCTGCATCATGAGGCCCAGCCTAGCTCCTTGCCCCTCTTCAACATTCAATGCAATTTTCCTACAAAAAGAATCTTACTGCTTTGTAGCAAGTGAGTGCAGTGCGCCAGGTGAAGCCCTCGTCTCCCCTGATTTCTTCAGACTACAAAGCCAGACTCTGAACTCCAGGATCTCAATTCCTAAGAGTCAAAGTCCTTTTTGCTTTTGCACTTTCTGCATTTGGCTTGATTGATGGCCTGCGGGGTGATGTCTGGGTGAGGTGTTTGCTTTCCCAACTATCTGAGGTCTTGAAGCTCCCACAGTGTCTTAAAGGAGGAGCAGGAATCAGCTTGATTGGCAAGGAATGATGCCAAGAAATGGGGGCTGCAAAGTGTGAGGCCTAGGGTTTCTTCCTGGAGAAGTTGGCTTAGGATGGTGAATGAGGCTCATCTTGGGACCCTGTGGATGGAAGAGAGACCAAGGTCCTTGGGGAGGTCACTTCCAAAGGTACCTAGGGGCACCGCCCTTTGCCTGGGTTGGCTTGGCCATACAGCATGGCTCTGGTTTGGCTAAATTCTCTGGCTAGAGCCAATGCAGGAATTACTGAGACTCCCTTTCTTGGCCTTTTTAACCCAGGCACCCACCTGTAGGGTTGTATCCGCCTCTGCCACAGGGCACAGCCACTTGGGGAAGGAGAACTCGGGGAGTTTGACTCATGTGTTTATCCCACAATGCTGCCAGGGAGGGTGCTGGGATAGAAAGAAGTACCAAGGCACTGCTCCCGGGGTAGGAAAGCATCCACCCTCAGTTTTACATCTGTGGTGTTGGCTCTGCACATTGTGGAAGAGAGTAGTTGAGGCTTAGCATCCCATGGGGACCCAAATGGAAACTTCAGAGCACAGGGCTCCATCAGCACTGGGACAATCAAGGCCTTGCCCCAAGCTCTCTCATTCAAAAGATGAGCAACCTCTTAGCCAGAGATGGGAGTGGACTGCTCCATTGACTCACATCTAATTCCTAGGCAACTTCCTTGGTACTGAAAGCAGGAATATATCATGTGATCCTGAGAAAGGATCAGAGCTTGCCACACTTGTCCCTCCCAGTCTGCAATAGCTAAGCAGGAAGGGCGTGGCTTCAATTTGAATCCTTTATACTGTCTTCTAAGCCACTGGGAAAAGGGGGGGTTGTGCAGGAGCTGTTGATATTTGGGGATTCTGGCACATCCttggtagctttttttttttttctttttttgagacagggtttctctgtatagccctggctgtcctggaactcactctgtagaccaggctggccttgaactcagaaatctgcctgcctctgcctcccaagtgctgggattgaaggcatgagccaccactgcctggcccttggTAGCTTTATTTTGATGGGGAATTTTTATGGGTTACACTTCCTCCAATTAAAAATTGTACACATTCACTGACGACATGATAGTCCAGTAAAGATTATTTTGTAGACATCTTCCTGTGTTGTGAAGTGTTTTCTAAACACTACGTCTTCTGACGCCAAATCCACATGATCAGATCTTTACTGGGAGAAGTccagacttctttctttcctttctctctctccctctctttctctctctctttccttctttctcccttcctttcttttttttttattttaaagatttatttatttattttatgtgagtacattgctGTCTTTTGACataccaggaaagggcatcaaatcctactacagatggttgtgagccaccatgtggttgctgggaatagaactcaggaccactggaaaagcagtcagtgcttttaaccgctgagccatctctccagcccgaagtCCGGGTTTCTAATCTTTCATTTTCGTGTATAAAGACATGATAATAATCTCACTATATAGtttcaaattttgtttaaatGGATATTCTGAGTCAAAGAACATAATAAATTTCTTCAGGCTGCAGATATACCTGGTCAATATTCATTTCAGAAGTCAAAAGGAACACAAGAACCTCCACCTGTTGGGCGTAGACATCTGTCCATCCTGTCTGCTCAGTATGTCTGTCCTTGGTAGACACTAAGCCTCCTGCCCCAGCTCTTCAGTTCTGGTCGGCTGCCACAATGTATTTCTCCTGACACAGGTGGAAGGTGCAGGATCCAAGGGAAACTCACAAGATCCCTTTCTTgcccctcacccacccatccctCCATCTGAGTCCTAGGCAGAGAAAGCCCTGCTGGCAAGAGCACATTCCATGGTTCTGTCTCTGCCACTCAGGGCCAGATACTTCCAGGACACACCCAACacaggacatttaaaaaaaaaaaaaaaaaaaaaaaaaaactaaataaaaactttTCCACTAGCGGAAAGTTTCTCATCATAATTGGCCTTCCTCAGAATATTGGTAAGGATAAATACTTCTCATATGTTTCTATGGGCTATTTTTCCCCCCTTTGTGAATGGCTTGCTTTCATAGTTTATTAAGTTTTGTTGGATgtcttcttgttttcattttttgggtTATATATCCGTGAGAGTGGTAAGAGGCAAGGGAGCAGCTTGTCAGATCTGGGGCAGACAGACCTGGCTTTGAATTTTAGTATTACAGAGTTCTACTTGAACTTTGATAAATCCCAGTTGTTCTTctgtaagagagacagagataatatGTATCTTATAAGCTAGTTTTGAGAACAGAATTCATTTGATAAATGATGATGATTATTCTAATTCTGTATTTCAAGTGAATCTTTCTTTTTGGGGTGGAGGACTTGTACCAAAGATTTAAATTTTAGGATAATCAAAACACGGGTTCCACTTATACCTGCTTCCTTTATTTGGATATCATTCAATTATACTAATGAAAAGATTTCACTATGAGAGTGCcgtacatgcatataatgtactTAGATAATGTGttgacctttctttctttaaaaaaggtttatttatttttattttatgcagatGCATATTTTGCTGGTGTGAATGTATATACttcacatgaacagaatgcctgaggaggtcagaagagggcacaggattccctggaactggagttacagaaagttgtgatcCATTACATAGGGGCTGGAAACtgacttgaacctgggtcttctctATGAACCAGTGTTCTAATTGCTGAGCAATCATTTCAGACCCAATAATTCAAGTTTCTGGTATTGATTAGCAATTAGAaccttgttaaaaacaaaaacaaaaacttcaagtcataTATGTCACAGGGTCTTCTATCGTCATTGATGTAGATGTGACAAAATTTCCTGACAAGAAGCAGCTTAGGGGAGAAAAACTTGATTTTTCGCAGTTCCAGTCTACGGTCTGTTGTAGGGCAGTCAAGGCATCCAGGTGGAAAAGCCAGGACAGGTGTGTTACCTTATATTTGCAGTCAGGAACAGAGAGGGAAACACATAGGTGCTTGCTTCCTTGTGCTCAGCTTTACTTCTCcactcttacacagttcaggatTCACTGCATAAGGAATagtgctgcccatagtgggctgggtcttctcaTATCAATAATGTAAATAAGACAACCAGCCATAGACACGTCCACAAGTCAGCCTTATATAGATAATCAGTCCATCATTGAGAtgtctcaggtgattctaggttgtgtcaggTTGCCAAGTGAAGCTTGCTATTACATCATCcatgctggtgctgggaactttttgttctttttttcattatctcttcctccttcttctcctcctcctcctcttcctcctcctcctcctcctcttcctcccctcctcttcctcccccttcttcttcctcctcctcttcctcctccttgtcttcctcctcctcctcctcttcctcctccttgtcttcctcctcctcctcttcctcctcctcttcttccttttcctcctcctcctcttcttttcttcttcttcttcttcttcttcttcttcttcttcttcttcttcttcttcttcttcttcttcttcttcttctttgtcttctcatCCTCccttttgtcttcctcctcc
The nucleotide sequence above comes from Mastomys coucha isolate ucsf_1 unplaced genomic scaffold, UCSF_Mcou_1 pScaffold15, whole genome shotgun sequence. Encoded proteins:
- the Wfdc5 gene encoding WAP four-disulfide core domain protein 5; the protein is MRVQSSLLLVVLLALETQWHVAWCKKKGDKLGGCPPDDGPCGQATPDQCVNDRQCPSSWKCCPRACFLQCTPRVFVKPGKCPVDRLRCLSPTKHMCNKDSDCSGKKRCCVSACGRDCRDPSKG